GCGCTGGCGGGGTGAGGCGGCGCTGCGGTGGAAGAACTGCAACGAGCGCCGACTCGTCATCGGCTTCGGCACGAACGACGCCGCGCAGGGTCTGACGACAGCACGTTCGCGCCTCAACCTCGCGAACATCCTCGACGATGCGTCGACGAACGGCATCGCGACGTTCGTCGTCGGCCCGCCGCCCACGAGCGACCCGGAGATGAACGCGAAGCTCGAGGTGCTCGTCGACGCGCACGCGGACGTCTGCGCGCGTCGTGGCGTGACGTATGTCGACTGCTTCCGCCCGCTGCTCGGGCACGATCAGTGGCAGTCGGATCTTGCCGCCAGCGACGGCTACCACCCCGGCCAGGCGGGCTACGGCCTCATGGCGTGGCTCGTGCTTCACGCCGGTTGGCAGGACTGGCTCTCCGTCTGACGGCCCTCATCGCACCTTCGAGCGCCTCACGTCGTCGACGTGGGGCGTTCGTCGTCCCGACAACCACGTTCTGACCCCCCTTCGGGGGGCCGGCCGGAAGGCGAGACAAGGGAATGTCAGTACGCGCCGTCGCGTGCGAGGACGGCGCGGAGGGTCTTGAACATGATGACGAGGTCGCCGGACAGGGACCAGTTCTCGACGTAGTAGAGGTCCTTGCGCACGGATTCTTCCCAGGAGAGGTTCGAGCGTCCGCCGACCTGCCAGGGTCCAGTGATGCCTGGCTTGACGTTGAGGCGGCGGTGGACGTGGTGGTCATAGGCTTCGACCTCGCGGGGCAGTGGGGGGCGTGGTCCGACGAGTGACATGCTGCCGGCGATGACGTCGAACAGTTGCGGCAGTTCGTCGAGGCTGTAGCGGCGGATGAAGGCGCCGACGCGGGTGGTGCGGGGGTCGTCTTTCATCTTGAACAGTAGGCCGGAGCCGTCGTTCTGTCGTTCGAGTCCGGCGAGGCGCGCTTCGGCGTCGACGGCCATCGAGCGGAACTTGGTCATCTTGAACAGCGTTCCGTTGACGCCTACTCGGGTCTGGCGGAAGAAGATGGGCCCGGGGCTGTCGAGGCGGACGGCGATGGCGATGGCGAACAGGATCGGGGCGACGAGGACGACCATCCCGGTGGCGATGACGAGGTCGAAGGCCCGTTTGAGGGAGTACTTGACGCCGCTGTAGCGGGGCATCTCAACGCTCATGAGCGGCAACCCTTCGATGGGGTGCCAATGGATGCGGGGGCCTGCGACGTCCGTCATGCGGCTGGCGAGGGCGAGACGGATGGTGGTGTCCTCGAGCTGCCAGCCGAGTTCGCGCAGCTGCTTGCGGTTGATGCGGTTATGGCCGGCGACGATGATCGTGCTGGCCTCGTAGCGGTGCACGGCGTCGACGACGTCGGCGATCGCGCCGGCCTGGGGCACGACCACTCCGTTGGCGAGCTCGAACGTCGGAGCATCGGTCGTGTCCGTCGCGACGGCGCGCACTACTAGGCCCGCAGCCGGGTTGCGGGCTATGCCTTCGGCGACGTAGCGCACCTCATGCGGTGAGCCGACGACGACGACGCCGTCGACGAGCATCGCGCGGCGGCGTCGCGCGAGCACCCAGCGGCGGACCAGGAGACGTTCGATGAGAAGCAGGACGAGCCCGAGTGGGAGGGCGACGGCCAGGAAGCCGCGCGCTACCTGCCAGCGCAGCAGGACGAGGACGATCGCGAGCGCGCCGAACGTGAAGAACGTGGCGCGCACGACACGACGATATTCGTCGGTGCCGATCGCGATGATCTCCATGTTGTACGCCTGATTGAGAAGCAGCGAGGCCTGCCATCCGAGGATGAGGGCGGGCACGACGACGAGGTAGAGGTTGCCCTGCGAGCGAACGGTGTCGAGCGACGCCTCCGCCATTGCGAAGCGCGCGAAGAACCCGGCAGCCACGGCGAGTGTGATGACGCCCAGGTCGAGGACAAACAGCAGCAGGAACAGGTTGCGCCGCCAGTTGCCACGCATCCTGGCGAGCAGGTCGCGCCTGCCTCTCGCCCCGTCAGTCATGCTCGCCGGCGCCTTTCCCACAAAACCCTGTTTCCCTTCGTCGGACGCGTCCGAATTCCCCTCGTTCCCGTTCGGCTGCGTCCCCCGCACCGCGGTCGTCTCGAGCCTGCTCCTCAGGCCCGCGCGCGCTCTGCAGCGCGCTCCTGCTGAACGACGCCGGACGCGGCGAGTCGTGCACGCCAGTCACCGATGCTCGGCCCGCGCGGTGAGCGTGCGAGCACGCTGTAGGCGGGCCTCGGCGCGGGCCGCTGGAACGCCTCCGACGTCGTCGGGCGCACGCGCTCAGGATCCAGGCCTGTGAGGCGGAAGGCCTCCTGGGCGAGGTCGAACCACGACCCTTGCCCGGAGCTCGTGCCGTGGTAGAAACCGCCCGGGCATTCCTGCTCGATCAGCCCGACGATGGTGTCCGCCAGGTCGCCCGCCCACGTCGGCTGTCCGACCTGGTCGGCCACGACGTCGAGGGTGTCACGGTTCTGGGCGAGCTTCAGCATCGTCGCGACGAAGTTGCTTCCGTGCGCTCCGTAGAGCCATGCCGTGCGCACGATGAGCGCGTCGGGGTGCGTGGCACGAACGGCCCATTCTCCGGCCGCCTTGGTGCGTCCGTAGGCCGACTGCGGGGCCTGCGGGTGCTCGACATCGTACGGTTCCTCGGCGCGGCCGTCGAAGACGTAGTCGGTCGAGACGTGGACGAGCTGGGCATCCGCGGCCTGCGCGGTTCGAGCGACGTTGAACGCACCCGTCCCATTGAGTGCGAACGCCGCGGCCTCGTCGCTCTCAGCGGCATCGACGGCCGTGTACGCAGCACAGTTGACGACGACGTCCGGCGCGTGATCGCCGATGACGCGCTGCACCGTCTCCAGCTCGGTGACGTCGCATCCGGCGGAGCCGAGCGAGACGACGCTCTCACCGCGGCTGCGCAGCAGCGCGTCGAGATCCTGACCGAGCATGCCCGTGCCTCCGAGGACGAGCCAGCGACGCGCCATCGTCATGCCCCTTGACCGGTGGCGGTGTCAGCAGGCGCCGCGACGACCTGCTGGCTTGCGTACTTGGCCTCGGTGGCGTCCTTGAACGGACGCCACCACGACTCGTTCTCTCGGTACCAGGCGATCGTGGCGGCGAGGCCGTCGTCGAACGACGTGTAGCGCGGACTCCAGCCGAGTTCCTCGCGCAGCTTCGTCGAGTCGATCGCGTAGCGGCGGTCGTGGCCGGGCCGATCGGTGACGTGGTCGAAGTCGTCGGCGTCACGCCCCATCCCGGTGAGGATGGCCTGCACGACGGTCTTGTTGTCGAGCTCACCGTCGGCGCCGATGAGGTAGGTCTCCCCGATGCGCCCGC
This region of Dermacoccus nishinomiyaensis genomic DNA includes:
- a CDS encoding GDSL-type esterase/lipase family protein, encoding MSYPTEGSEPEFRPSADFHVAEGERRVGLVFVGDSFVNGYGDPKALGWVSRVVARTPHEGVRLTTYNLGVRGDSSSDVLARWRGEAALRWKNCNERRLVIGFGTNDAAQGLTTARSRLNLANILDDASTNGIATFVVGPPPTSDPEMNAKLEVLVDAHADVCARRGVTYVDCFRPLLGHDQWQSDLAASDGYHPGQAGYGLMAWLVLHAGWQDWLSV
- a CDS encoding sugar transferase — translated: MTDGARGRRDLLARMRGNWRRNLFLLLFVLDLGVITLAVAAGFFARFAMAEASLDTVRSQGNLYLVVVPALILGWQASLLLNQAYNMEIIAIGTDEYRRVVRATFFTFGALAIVLVLLRWQVARGFLAVALPLGLVLLLIERLLVRRWVLARRRRAMLVDGVVVVGSPHEVRYVAEGIARNPAAGLVVRAVATDTTDAPTFELANGVVVPQAGAIADVVDAVHRYEASTIIVAGHNRINRKQLRELGWQLEDTTIRLALASRMTDVAGPRIHWHPIEGLPLMSVEMPRYSGVKYSLKRAFDLVIATGMVVLVAPILFAIAIAVRLDSPGPIFFRQTRVGVNGTLFKMTKFRSMAVDAEARLAGLERQNDGSGLLFKMKDDPRTTRVGAFIRRYSLDELPQLFDVIAGSMSLVGPRPPLPREVEAYDHHVHRRLNVKPGITGPWQVGGRSNLSWEESVRKDLYYVENWSLSGDLVIMFKTLRAVLARDGAY
- the rfbD gene encoding dTDP-4-dehydrorhamnose reductase, which produces MARRWLVLGGTGMLGQDLDALLRSRGESVVSLGSAGCDVTELETVQRVIGDHAPDVVVNCAAYTAVDAAESDEAAAFALNGTGAFNVARTAQAADAQLVHVSTDYVFDGRAEEPYDVEHPQAPQSAYGRTKAAGEWAVRATHPDALIVRTAWLYGAHGSNFVATMLKLAQNRDTLDVVADQVGQPTWAGDLADTIVGLIEQECPGGFYHGTSSGQGSWFDLAQEAFRLTGLDPERVRPTTSEAFQRPAPRPAYSVLARSPRGPSIGDWRARLAASGVVQQERAAERARA